In one Bacteroides intestinalis DSM 17393 genomic region, the following are encoded:
- the arsD gene encoding arsenite efflux transporter metallochaperone ArsD, with protein sequence MKKIEIFDPAMCCPMGLCGTNINPELMRIAVVIETLKRQGITVIRHNLRDEPQIYVSNQTVNNYLQKHGAEALPITLVDGEVAVSKTYPTTRQMSEWTGTNLDFMSTK encoded by the coding sequence ATGAAAAAGATAGAAATTTTCGACCCGGCGATGTGTTGTCCTATGGGTTTGTGTGGAACAAACATCAATCCTGAATTAATGCGGATTGCTGTCGTTATAGAAACATTAAAAAGACAAGGAATAACGGTTATCCGCCATAATCTGAGGGACGAGCCTCAGATATATGTAAGCAATCAGACCGTAAACAATTATCTTCAAAAACATGGTGCGGAAGCATTACCCATCACCCTGGTGGATGGTGAAGTGGCTGTATCTAAAACCTACCCCACCACCCGGCAGATGAGTGAATGGACAGGCACAAATTTAGACTTCATGTCTACAAAATAA